One genomic segment of Synechocystis sp. LKSZ1 includes these proteins:
- a CDS encoding ABC transporter ATP-binding protein, giving the protein MATLQLLNLEKQFDHGIRPVQGINLTVADQDFLTLLGPSGCGKSTLLRLIAGLETPSQGEIWLGDRCLNDIPPGERNIAMVFQSYALYPHLTIFDNIASPLKLRRLNPDEIQARVEATAERLSLRPLLKRKPAQLSGGQRQRVALARALVRQPDIFLLDEPLSNLDALLREQVRAELKQLFQTQQQPVIYVTHDQSEAMSLSSQIAVLYEGQIQQLDSPRRIYQYPANQFVAGFVGSPQMNLLALPCYQGQAQLGSLRLPLPPSARQQPQIMFGLRPEDIHLARETDPWTVQGRVDLIEPLGRERLVTVRLDQSPLALRVLLPADQALESSGISLSWSATTIHWFHFNGDPHQPLGERYRYP; this is encoded by the coding sequence ATGGCGACATTACAGCTTCTCAATCTAGAAAAACAGTTCGATCACGGTATCCGCCCCGTGCAGGGGATTAACTTAACGGTGGCAGACCAGGATTTTCTCACCCTGCTAGGGCCATCGGGATGCGGAAAATCAACCCTCTTGCGCTTAATTGCCGGCCTGGAAACCCCCAGCCAAGGGGAGATCTGGCTCGGTGATCGTTGCTTGAACGATATCCCCCCCGGTGAGCGCAATATTGCTATGGTCTTCCAGAGCTACGCCCTCTATCCCCACCTCACCATCTTTGATAACATCGCCAGTCCCCTCAAACTCCGTCGGTTAAATCCTGACGAGATTCAGGCAAGGGTAGAGGCCACGGCGGAACGCCTTTCCCTAAGGCCCTTGCTCAAACGCAAACCGGCCCAACTCTCGGGGGGTCAGCGTCAACGGGTGGCCCTGGCCCGGGCCCTGGTTCGTCAGCCGGATATTTTTCTCTTGGATGAACCCCTGAGTAATCTGGATGCCCTGCTCCGGGAGCAAGTACGGGCCGAGCTCAAACAGTTGTTTCAGACCCAACAACAGCCCGTCATCTACGTCACCCACGACCAAAGCGAGGCCATGAGTCTTTCGAGTCAAATTGCGGTGCTCTACGAGGGCCAGATTCAACAGTTGGATAGTCCCCGTCGGATTTATCAATATCCCGCCAATCAATTTGTTGCTGGTTTTGTCGGCAGTCCCCAGATGAATCTGTTGGCCCTGCCCTGCTATCAAGGCCAGGCCCAGTTGGGGAGTCTACGCCTCCCCTTGCCGCCCTCGGCCCGCCAGCAGCCCCAAATCATGTTTGGTCTGCGCCCGGAGGATATCCACTTGGCGCGGGAGACAGACCCCTGGACAGTTCAAGGTCGGGTTGACCTGATCGAACCTCTGGGCCGGGAACGCCTGGTGACGGTGCGCTTAGACCAAAGTCCTTTGGCCCTGCGGGTTCTGCTACCGGCCGACCAGGCCCTGGAATCTTCTGGGATTAGCTTGAGTTGGTCGGCCACTACTATCCATTGGTTCCACTTCAACGGTGATCCCCACCAACCCCTGGGGGAACGTTACCGTTACCCATAA
- the ffh gene encoding signal recognition particle protein codes for MFDALAERLDDAWKKLRGQDKISASNIQAALQDVRRALLSADVNLQVVKGFIAEVETKALGAEVITGVNPGQQFIKIVYDELVQLMGESNVPLALASQPPTVILMAGLQGTGKTTATAKLALYLRKEKRTVLMVATDVYRPAAIDQLKTLGEQIDVPVFELGTEANPVDIARQGVARAKELGLDTVLIDTAGRLQIDPEMMAELAQIKAAVQPDDTLLVVDAMTGQEAANLTHTFHEEIGITGAILTKLDGDTRGGAALSVRQISGQPIKFIGVGEKVEALQPFYPDRMASRILNMGDVLTLVEKAQEAIDIGDVEAMQAKIMEARFDFDDFLKQTRLMKNMGSLGGLLKMIPGMNKLSNLDIEKGEKELKRTEAMINSMTVEERKNPDLLAKSPGRRRRIAKGSGHSESDVSKLVTNFTRMRSMMQQMGQGMPGMGMPGMGGLPGMGMPGMGRPTPPGFRGYSGPGGAGKKAKKKKKGFGTL; via the coding sequence ATGTTTGATGCCCTCGCCGAACGCCTTGATGATGCCTGGAAAAAACTCCGGGGCCAGGACAAGATTTCTGCTAGTAATATTCAGGCCGCTTTGCAGGATGTCCGCCGGGCCCTGCTGTCCGCCGATGTCAATCTCCAGGTGGTCAAGGGCTTCATTGCAGAAGTGGAGACAAAGGCCTTGGGGGCGGAGGTGATCACGGGGGTCAATCCCGGCCAACAGTTTATCAAGATTGTTTACGACGAGTTAGTCCAACTCATGGGGGAAAGCAATGTTCCCCTGGCCCTGGCCTCACAGCCCCCCACCGTCATCCTGATGGCGGGCCTGCAGGGGACAGGAAAAACCACCGCCACCGCCAAGCTGGCCCTCTACCTACGCAAGGAAAAACGCACAGTACTGATGGTGGCCACCGATGTTTACCGGCCCGCCGCCATCGACCAACTGAAAACCCTGGGGGAGCAGATCGATGTCCCGGTCTTTGAGCTAGGAACTGAGGCCAATCCCGTGGATATTGCCCGACAGGGGGTGGCCAGGGCCAAGGAATTGGGCCTCGACACAGTTCTCATTGACACCGCTGGTCGTTTGCAGATTGACCCAGAGATGATGGCGGAATTGGCCCAGATCAAGGCGGCGGTTCAGCCCGATGACACCCTGCTGGTGGTGGATGCCATGACCGGGCAAGAAGCGGCCAACCTCACCCATACCTTCCACGAGGAAATTGGCATTACCGGGGCCATTCTGACCAAGCTGGATGGCGATACCCGGGGCGGGGCGGCCCTCTCGGTGCGTCAAATTTCGGGACAGCCGATTAAATTTATCGGGGTGGGGGAAAAGGTGGAGGCCCTGCAACCCTTCTATCCCGACCGTATGGCCAGCCGTATCCTGAACATGGGAGATGTGCTGACCCTGGTGGAAAAGGCCCAGGAGGCCATCGACATCGGCGACGTAGAAGCCATGCAGGCCAAAATCATGGAGGCCCGCTTTGACTTTGACGACTTCCTCAAGCAGACGCGGCTGATGAAAAATATGGGATCGCTGGGGGGCCTGCTGAAAATGATCCCCGGCATGAACAAACTCAGCAATCTAGACATCGAAAAAGGGGAAAAAGAACTCAAACGCACGGAGGCCATGATCAACTCCATGACAGTGGAGGAGCGGAAAAACCCCGATCTCTTAGCGAAATCTCCTGGTCGGCGGCGGCGCATTGCCAAAGGGTCGGGCCACAGTGAGAGTGATGTATCGAAGTTGGTCACTAATTTCACCCGTATGCGTTCCATGATGCAACAGATGGGTCAGGGAATGCCGGGGATGGGGATGCCAGGTATGGGCGGTTTACCCGGAATGGGCATGCCGGGGATGGGCCGGCCCACACCCCCCGGTTTTCGGGGTTATAGTGGCCCCGGTGGTGCCGGCAAAAAAGCCAAGAAAAAAAAGAAAGGCTTCGGTACGCTTTAG
- the rpaB gene encoding response regulator transcription factor RpaB — translation MEIHKEKILVVDDEASIRRILETRLSMIGYDVVTAADGEEAIDIFHQAEPDLVVLDVMMPKLDGYGVCQELRKESDIPIIMLTALGDVADRITGLELGADDYVVKPFSPKELEARIRSVLRRVDKNGMPGIPSSGVIQIASIRIDTNKRQVYKGDERIRLTGMEFSLLELLVSRSGEAFSRSEILQEVWGYTPERHVDTRVVDVHISRLRAKLEDDPSNPELILTARGTGYLFQRILEPGEEP, via the coding sequence TTGGAAATCCACAAGGAAAAAATTTTAGTGGTTGACGATGAAGCTAGCATCCGTCGGATTTTAGAGACCCGATTGTCTATGATTGGGTACGATGTGGTCACTGCGGCTGACGGCGAGGAAGCCATTGACATTTTCCATCAGGCAGAGCCGGATTTAGTGGTTTTAGATGTGATGATGCCGAAGCTGGACGGCTACGGCGTTTGTCAAGAACTCCGCAAAGAATCCGATATTCCCATCATTATGCTGACGGCCCTGGGCGATGTCGCCGACCGGATTACAGGACTGGAATTGGGGGCCGATGACTATGTGGTCAAACCCTTCTCCCCTAAAGAATTAGAGGCCCGGATTCGCTCGGTACTGCGACGGGTCGATAAAAATGGTATGCCCGGTATTCCCAGTTCCGGTGTCATTCAAATTGCCTCCATTCGCATCGATACCAACAAGCGCCAGGTCTACAAAGGAGATGAACGCATCCGCCTCACGGGCATGGAGTTTAGTCTGCTGGAACTGCTGGTAAGTCGCTCCGGCGAGGCCTTTTCCCGCTCCGAAATTTTGCAAGAGGTCTGGGGCTATACCCCCGAACGCCATGTGGATACGCGGGTGGTGGATGTGCATATTTCCCGGCTCCGGGCCAAACTAGAGGACGACCCCAGTAATCCCGAGTTAATTCTCACGGCCCGAGGAACGGGCTACCTCTTCCAACGCATCCTAGAGCCTGGGGAAGAACCCTAA
- a CDS encoding cofactor assembly of complex C subunit B → MAQDSNRIVRQIPLWAGIAGGLLLLINRLSTPELTPSQSRSDVVGVILAGVLALVWLIWQQIQPRSPEAVTLLGREGFELEASLPEELKTELAWASHLLLTNTVTQSLVVYYQGRVLLRRGILGVNPLVKPGPILERVLKTQKPIYLVSLPLYPGRVEFDYLPENTQGLICQPLGPDGALILGANVPRSYTRQDENWIDGIAQKLSYSLARQREKGSDDP, encoded by the coding sequence ATGGCACAGGATTCTAATCGGATAGTACGGCAAATTCCCCTCTGGGCCGGGATAGCGGGTGGCCTTCTTCTGCTGATCAATCGCCTAAGTACACCGGAATTGACGCCCTCCCAATCCCGCTCCGACGTGGTGGGGGTCATTTTGGCCGGGGTCTTGGCCTTGGTGTGGTTGATTTGGCAACAGATCCAACCCCGTTCACCGGAAGCGGTTACTCTGCTGGGACGAGAAGGCTTTGAACTAGAGGCATCATTACCAGAGGAATTGAAGACCGAGTTGGCCTGGGCCTCCCATCTCCTCCTGACCAATACCGTGACCCAGTCCCTCGTTGTGTACTATCAAGGCCGCGTTCTTCTGCGGCGGGGTATTTTAGGCGTTAACCCGCTGGTAAAGCCGGGCCCTATCCTAGAGCGGGTTCTCAAGACACAAAAACCTATCTATCTCGTTAGCCTGCCCCTCTATCCCGGTCGCGTCGAGTTTGATTACCTACCAGAAAATACCCAAGGCCTAATCTGTCAACCCCTTGGCCCCGATGGTGCTTTGATCCTAGGAGCAAATGTTCCCCGCAGTTATACCCGACAGGATGAGAATTGGATTGATGGCATTGCCCAAAAGCTGAGCTATAGCCTTGCCCGTCAGAGAGAGAAAGGTTCCGATGATCCTTGA
- a CDS encoding DUF4126 domain-containing protein, with translation MTFLIGILALLSASAAASMRSALPLLLIGLLQGELWSQVPLLSAVNPQVLVAILMSWSLFELFASKRLLGQRVLQIIQLLMTPLVGGLMAVTVVKLFHVEQLAVWPIWFTAGLGGLFAFVLKLVQVGWFFRLRGIPLWWVLIEDLLCVILVLFAIKFPKNGGLIAMLLLWLAVRSSTAWRQWSRRRQGSSEPFSL, from the coding sequence ATGACGTTTTTGATTGGTATTCTTGCCCTTTTGTCGGCCTCTGCCGCCGCTAGTATGCGAAGCGCCCTGCCTTTGCTTTTGATCGGTTTGCTTCAGGGAGAGCTCTGGTCTCAAGTGCCTCTCCTCTCTGCGGTCAATCCCCAAGTGTTGGTGGCGATTCTGATGAGTTGGTCGCTCTTTGAACTGTTTGCTTCTAAACGATTACTGGGCCAACGAGTACTCCAGATCATCCAACTGTTGATGACGCCCTTGGTGGGGGGCTTGATGGCCGTCACGGTCGTTAAACTCTTTCATGTAGAACAATTAGCCGTGTGGCCTATCTGGTTTACCGCCGGTTTAGGGGGCTTATTTGCCTTCGTTCTTAAGCTGGTTCAAGTCGGCTGGTTTTTTCGTCTACGGGGCATTCCTCTCTGGTGGGTCTTGATCGAGGACTTGCTCTGCGTCATTCTCGTGCTGTTTGCAATTAAATTTCCTAAAAATGGCGGTCTAATTGCCATGCTCCTTCTCTGGCTAGCGGTGCGGAGTTCCACCGCCTGGCGGCAATGGTCGCGTCGTCGTCAAGGATCATCGGAACCTTTCTCTCTCTGA
- a CDS encoding ABC transporter ATP-binding protein gives MGFAVLVEHLQKNYGAVAAVKDISFAVKPGEIFGLLGPNGAGKTTTIRCLCTLAKPDGGKLEINGVSVIDQPKLARNYLGYVAQEVALDKILTGRELLQLQAALYHLPTARANQRIEALLAALGLTDYADQKTGTYSGGIRKRLDLAAGLLHQPAVLILDEPSVGLDIESRLILWEFLRQLRGAGTTVLLTSHYLEEIDALADRLAIIDQGQVIATGSPSELKDRVGGDRVTLKIREFANPLEAERAKALLAPLPFVEEIIINSTQGHSLNLVVAAQSNALSQIEQVLQAHGLPIFSLAQSRPSLDDVYLAATGQTLLDAELAAASRRDLKAEKKQAMQA, from the coding sequence ATGGGGTTTGCGGTTCTCGTTGAACATCTTCAAAAAAACTACGGCGCCGTGGCAGCGGTTAAGGATATTTCCTTCGCGGTCAAACCCGGAGAAATCTTTGGCCTTTTAGGCCCCAATGGTGCCGGCAAAACCACCACTATCCGCTGTCTCTGCACCCTGGCTAAGCCCGACGGCGGCAAACTGGAAATTAATGGGGTCTCGGTTATTGACCAGCCCAAGCTAGCCCGCAACTACCTCGGCTATGTGGCCCAGGAAGTGGCCCTCGACAAAATTTTAACGGGCAGAGAATTGTTGCAATTGCAAGCGGCCCTCTACCATTTGCCGACGGCCAGGGCCAATCAGAGAATTGAGGCCCTGTTAGCGGCCCTGGGCCTAACGGATTACGCCGACCAAAAAACCGGCACCTACTCCGGCGGCATTCGCAAGCGTCTCGATTTAGCGGCTGGCCTTCTGCACCAACCGGCGGTGCTGATCCTGGATGAACCCTCGGTGGGTCTCGACATTGAAAGCCGTTTGATCCTGTGGGAGTTTCTCCGGCAGTTGCGCGGGGCGGGAACGACGGTGTTACTGACTAGTCATTACCTCGAAGAAATTGATGCCCTTGCTGACCGCCTGGCCATTATTGACCAGGGCCAAGTGATTGCAACGGGGTCTCCCTCGGAGCTCAAAGACCGGGTCGGCGGGGATCGGGTGACCCTCAAAATTCGTGAATTCGCCAATCCCCTAGAAGCGGAGCGGGCGAAGGCCCTCCTCGCTCCTCTCCCCTTTGTGGAGGAAATTATTATTAACAGTACCCAGGGCCATTCCCTCAACTTAGTCGTGGCGGCCCAAAGTAATGCCTTAAGCCAGATTGAACAGGTCTTGCAAGCCCACGGCCTGCCCATCTTTAGCCTGGCCCAGTCCCGTCCTAGCCTGGATGATGTCTACCTCGCTGCCACCGGCCAGACTCTCCTGGATGCGGAACTCGCGGCGGCCAGTCGGCGGGATCTCAAGGCCGAGAAAAAACAGGCCATGCAGGCCTAA
- a CDS encoding ABC transporter permease — protein MNPSTTPSNPFAPVTAPEPSLSAWAALTQETLALTRRLFIQLQRRPSTLLAGVIQPFMWLVLFGALFLHAPQGLFGNDLNYAQFLAPGILVFTAFSGALNAGLPVMFDREFGFLNRLLVAPLVSRYSIVLASTIYIVSLSLIQSAVIVLASAALGAGFPSGVGLAAITFIILLIVLGVTALSLGLAFALPGHIELIAVIFVTNLPLLFASTALAPLSFMADWLQVVACLNPLTYAIEPIRYLYLHNDWSFSSTVLQTPWWPLSFSQVLAVLVLFDGLALLLIQPLLRRRFL, from the coding sequence ATGAATCCCAGCACCACCCCCTCCAATCCCTTTGCCCCCGTGACGGCCCCCGAGCCATCCCTCAGTGCCTGGGCCGCCTTAACTCAGGAAACTCTGGCCCTGACCCGGCGCCTCTTTATCCAACTCCAACGTCGTCCCTCGACCCTGTTAGCAGGGGTGATCCAACCCTTCATGTGGCTGGTTCTCTTTGGAGCCCTTTTTCTCCATGCCCCTCAAGGCCTCTTTGGCAACGACCTAAACTACGCCCAGTTCCTGGCGCCGGGGATTCTCGTTTTCACGGCCTTTTCCGGGGCATTGAATGCGGGCCTGCCCGTGATGTTTGACCGGGAGTTTGGCTTTTTAAATCGTCTGCTGGTGGCCCCCCTCGTCTCCCGCTATTCCATCGTGCTGGCCTCGACTATCTATATTGTCAGTTTAAGCCTCATCCAGTCAGCCGTGATTGTGCTGGCCAGTGCGGCCCTGGGAGCCGGATTTCCAAGCGGAGTAGGCCTAGCGGCTATTACTTTCATCATTTTGTTAATTGTGTTGGGGGTCACGGCCCTGAGCCTGGGTCTGGCCTTTGCTCTGCCAGGGCATATTGAACTGATCGCCGTCATTTTTGTGACCAACCTCCCCCTCCTTTTTGCTAGCACGGCCCTGGCCCCCCTCTCTTTTATGGCAGATTGGTTGCAGGTCGTGGCCTGTCTCAACCCTCTGACCTACGCCATCGAGCCCATTCGTTACCTCTACCTCCACAACGATTGGAGTTTTAGCAGTACAGTACTCCAAACACCCTGGTGGCCCCTCTCCTTTAGCCAAGTCCTGGCGGTGCTAGTCCTCTTCGATGGGTTAGCATTGTTATTAATTCAGCCCCTCTTACGTCGTCGTTTTCTGTAA
- a CDS encoding DUF4340 domain-containing protein, whose translation MKLKSTTLILLGLALILAGGVFWFEHQQSQTPDLEQPRRPKHFSFPPNQVQALSITQPTGELQLYRSGDNPQVWVMDQPNPVAVSPAAIEFLLNLLLESQSVRDFEVATPQLAEYGLANPQEKLVIQLVDGKTHRLLLGNPDFKGDALYALIDPVTPTPENVPVYLVSRSLQEMMRRSPQDWQKTESSSSPSPLP comes from the coding sequence GTGAAGCTGAAATCGACGACCCTGATTCTCCTTGGCTTGGCCCTCATTCTGGCCGGTGGGGTCTTTTGGTTCGAACACCAGCAAAGCCAGACCCCTGACCTAGAACAACCCCGTCGGCCGAAGCATTTTTCCTTTCCGCCCAATCAAGTCCAGGCCCTGAGCATCACCCAACCCACGGGAGAACTCCAGCTCTATCGTAGCGGGGATAACCCCCAGGTCTGGGTAATGGATCAACCGAATCCCGTCGCTGTAAGTCCAGCGGCCATCGAATTTTTGCTAAATCTCTTGCTGGAAAGTCAGAGTGTCCGTGATTTTGAGGTGGCGACACCCCAATTGGCCGAGTACGGCCTGGCCAATCCCCAGGAAAAGTTAGTGATTCAGTTGGTGGATGGCAAAACCCATCGCCTCCTGCTGGGCAATCCTGATTTCAAAGGGGATGCTCTCTATGCTTTGATTGACCCTGTAACTCCCACTCCGGAAAACGTTCCCGTTTATCTAGTGTCCCGGAGTTTGCAGGAAATGATGCGACGCTCCCCCCAGGATTGGCAAAAAACTGAGTCGTCGTCTTCCCCCAGTCCCCTTCCCTAA
- a CDS encoding DUF6439 family protein, producing the protein MLTAPSTDLTPLALAQALADQLAIAPQDWHRLKANRKAQASQDLAVALVYLLKDNPQEALAHIQQAAGWLDRSISAPPCPSHGTQSPAS; encoded by the coding sequence ATGTTAACTGCTCCCTCGACTGACCTTACCCCCCTGGCCCTGGCCCAAGCCCTGGCCGACCAACTGGCCATTGCGCCCCAGGATTGGCATCGTCTCAAAGCTAATCGTAAGGCCCAAGCCAGCCAAGACCTAGCGGTAGCCCTAGTGTACTTGCTCAAGGATAATCCCCAAGAGGCCCTGGCCCATATTCAGCAGGCGGCGGGCTGGCTAGACCGCTCCATTAGTGCCCCGCCCTGTCCCAGCCACGGTACTCAATCTCCGGCATCATGA
- a CDS encoding lysophospholipid acyltransferase family protein, which translates to MSSSTPQYRSREPWPSLALYRGLKWSLVKPLLTGYFHGRVYGQEHVPQKGPAIVVSNHGTYFDPPFLSCAMGRPVAFMAKEELFEIPLLSQAIRLYGAYPVKRGSGDRGAIRAALTALQAGWLVGVFLEGTRTTDGRIREPKLGAAMIAAKAKVPLIPVALAGVEHIFDPQSRFPRAVPLTIRIGPAISAPTSSRREALEGTTTECQNQINALLDLGR; encoded by the coding sequence ATGAGTTCCAGTACCCCTCAATATCGTTCCCGTGAACCTTGGCCGAGTTTGGCCCTCTACCGCGGCCTGAAATGGTCTTTGGTCAAACCGCTCCTAACAGGCTATTTTCATGGTCGAGTCTACGGCCAAGAGCACGTCCCCCAGAAGGGCCCAGCCATTGTGGTCAGTAACCACGGCACCTACTTCGATCCCCCCTTCCTTTCCTGTGCCATGGGCCGGCCGGTGGCTTTTATGGCCAAGGAAGAACTGTTTGAAATTCCCCTCCTCAGCCAGGCCATTCGTCTTTATGGGGCCTATCCCGTTAAACGGGGTTCGGGGGACCGGGGGGCCATTCGAGCGGCCCTAACCGCCCTGCAAGCGGGATGGTTAGTCGGGGTTTTCCTAGAAGGTACCCGCACTACCGATGGCCGGATTCGTGAGCCTAAACTAGGCGCGGCAATGATTGCTGCCAAGGCCAAGGTTCCTCTGATTCCCGTGGCCTTGGCCGGCGTTGAACATATTTTCGATCCGCAATCTCGTTTTCCCCGAGCGGTTCCCCTCACCATTCGCATTGGCCCTGCCATTTCTGCCCCCACTTCTTCCCGGCGGGAAGCGCTAGAAGGGACGACCACCGAGTGTCAAAACCAGATCAATGCCCTGCTTGATCTAGGCCGTTAG
- the rimP gene encoding ribosome maturation factor RimP: MTHPLIPQVLELATPIATALGLEVVDAVFQTNKRPPVLRVDIRHPGQDTSLDDCEKMSRELDAQLEATALIPSAYVLEVSSPGISRKLISDRDFLAFKGFAVVVTTLEPFEGQHQWQGRLQGRDDNQVYLNLKGRVLAIPRSLVTIVQLEG, encoded by the coding sequence ATGACGCACCCCCTCATTCCTCAAGTTCTTGAGTTAGCGACGCCCATTGCCACAGCCTTGGGATTAGAAGTAGTTGATGCGGTTTTTCAAACCAACAAACGGCCCCCCGTCCTGCGCGTGGATATCCGCCATCCGGGTCAAGATACCAGCTTAGACGACTGTGAAAAAATGAGCCGGGAATTAGATGCCCAGCTAGAAGCCACAGCCCTGATCCCCAGTGCTTACGTCTTAGAAGTCTCTAGTCCAGGGATTTCCCGCAAGCTGATATCTGACCGTGATTTCTTAGCGTTTAAAGGCTTTGCGGTGGTGGTGACAACCCTTGAACCCTTTGAGGGCCAGCACCAGTGGCAGGGCCGTTTACAAGGGCGTGATGACAATCAAGTTTACTTAAATTTGAAAGGGCGCGTACTGGCAATTCCCCGTAGCCTTGTCACGATCGTCCAGCTAGAGGGCTAA
- the nusA gene encoding transcription termination factor NusA, with the protein MSLVSLPGLKNMIEEISQRHNLPRSAVQEALREALLKGYERYRRSLSLGQQFPEEYFDNFEVELDTEEEGFRVLSTKRIVETVDNSDHNISLKEVQEVAAEAELGDEVVLDVTPEQKDFGRMAAIQTKQVLLQKLRDQQRKIIQEEFQDLEGTVLNARVLRFERQSAIMAVQSSFGQPEVEAELTKREQLPNDNYRANATFKVYLKKVREGSHRGPQLLVSRAAAGLVVELFTVEVPEIEEEIVRIVAVSREANPPSRYVGPRTKIAVDTLERDVDPVGACIGARGSRIQAVVNELRGEKIDVIRWSPDPATYIANALSPARVDQVYLINAEERHALVIVAEDQLSLAIGKEGQNVRLAARLTGWRIDIKDPATYERDKEAIEQAAQAARASMLEDESKELVEASDPLVELGEYPVELADEELA; encoded by the coding sequence ATGTCCCTTGTGAGTTTGCCGGGTTTAAAAAATATGATCGAGGAAATTAGCCAACGGCATAATCTGCCTCGCTCTGCCGTCCAGGAGGCCCTGCGCGAGGCCCTGTTAAAGGGCTATGAACGCTACCGTCGTTCCCTGAGCCTCGGCCAGCAATTTCCAGAGGAATATTTTGATAATTTTGAGGTGGAATTAGACACGGAAGAAGAAGGATTCCGAGTGCTGTCTACCAAGCGCATTGTCGAAACCGTGGACAACAGCGACCATAATATCTCTCTGAAGGAAGTGCAAGAGGTGGCCGCAGAGGCGGAACTTGGGGATGAAGTCGTGCTAGATGTGACCCCCGAGCAGAAGGATTTTGGCCGCATGGCCGCGATCCAAACCAAGCAGGTATTGTTGCAAAAGTTGCGGGATCAACAGCGAAAAATTATTCAGGAGGAATTTCAAGACCTGGAGGGAACCGTCCTTAATGCTCGTGTTCTTCGTTTTGAGCGGCAATCGGCGATCATGGCTGTCCAGAGTAGCTTTGGCCAACCGGAGGTCGAAGCGGAACTGACTAAACGGGAGCAATTGCCCAACGATAACTACCGGGCCAATGCCACCTTTAAGGTCTATCTCAAAAAAGTGCGGGAAGGCTCCCACCGTGGCCCTCAACTGCTGGTATCCCGGGCGGCCGCAGGCCTGGTTGTCGAACTCTTTACGGTGGAAGTACCGGAAATTGAAGAGGAAATTGTGCGGATAGTGGCCGTTTCTCGGGAAGCCAATCCCCCCTCACGCTACGTTGGCCCGCGCACCAAAATTGCCGTCGATACCCTAGAGCGGGATGTGGATCCGGTTGGGGCCTGTATTGGGGCTCGGGGCTCCCGCATTCAAGCCGTTGTCAATGAACTACGGGGGGAAAAAATTGACGTGATTCGCTGGTCTCCCGACCCCGCTACTTACATTGCCAATGCTCTCAGTCCGGCACGGGTGGATCAGGTTTATCTGATCAATGCAGAGGAACGCCATGCCCTGGTGATTGTGGCGGAGGATCAGTTAAGTTTAGCCATTGGTAAAGAGGGCCAGAACGTTCGCCTAGCTGCCCGTCTGACGGGTTGGCGCATTGACATCAAAGACCCTGCCACCTACGAACGGGATAAAGAGGCCATTGAGCAGGCGGCCCAAGCGGCCCGGGCCTCGATGTTAGAGGATGAATCGAAGGAGTTGGTCGAAGCATCCGACCCCCTGGTTGAACTGGGGGAATATCCGGTTGAGCTGGCCGACGAAGAACTTGCCTAG
- a CDS encoding YlxR family protein, whose amino-acid sequence MRPNYRRCLSCRKIAPKADFWRIVRVYPSRQVQLDEGMGRSAYLCPQASCLQTARQKNRLGRALRATIPEGLYDELWQRLLS is encoded by the coding sequence ATGCGTCCTAACTACCGCCGCTGTTTAAGTTGTCGTAAAATCGCCCCCAAAGCTGATTTTTGGCGAATTGTCCGAGTCTATCCATCTCGACAGGTACAATTAGATGAAGGCATGGGGCGCTCGGCCTATCTTTGTCCCCAGGCTAGTTGTCTTCAGACAGCACGCCAAAAAAATCGTCTGGGGCGAGCCTTGCGGGCTACTATCCCGGAGGGCCTTTACGACGAACTCTGGCAACGACTCCTTTCCTAA